CGCGGATCTCCCTCAACCCCAGACTCGTCACTAAACCACAACTCGATCTTGGGATCTTCACACCAACTCTCGAGTTCTTTGCGAAAGAGTTCTCGTTGTTCTTGGTTCTGTCGCTCGGGCCAGGACTGCGGGACTCGCAGATGGAAATTGAGTTCGTGTAACCAACGGATGGTGGTGCGATAGCCCAGATCGATCGACAACTGCTCTTTGAGATAGCCGTGGACCTTCACCCCGGTCCAGTGAACCTCGCCTGCTTTTGCTGGGTTCTCCAGCACGGGCAAGAGGAGGTCTTTAACACGCTCGAGTTTTACTTTGCGGGGTCTTCCAGGCTTGGGCCGAGTGATCAGCGCACTGATCCCGCCGCGGTTGAAGAGTTCAATCCACAAACGCATCATCCGATCGGTTCGATTGAACAGCAGACACACCATCGAGCGGGGTTGTCCCAGGAGCAAAGCGCGCACCGCGCACAAGCGAACGAAGGAACGTTGATTGGGCGCAGTCTCCATCGCCACCGCTAGTTCTTCTAGGGTGGCGTTCTCAGCATTCGGATGTACCTCGAGCGCGCGCAACACTCAGGTTCAACCATAACCCGGCAAAAAGTACCAGTTTTATTTTCAACTATTTCGGAAATCTTTTTTGGCAATCGCTATAATCTCGTTGAGACGACAAGTCTGGATCAGGCTCATGAAGAGATCCCCGGTCCTGGCTCCTCGCTCGGTTTTGTAGCTGAGACTGTTCTTGCGATGGAGGATCGCCATCTTGAGAGCTCGCTCACAGATATTATTGTCCAGCGGGGCACCTTCCCTGCGCACGAACAAGGTCAGAGGCTCCCAATGTTTGA
The Verrucomicrobiales bacterium DNA segment above includes these coding regions:
- a CDS encoding IS630 family transposase, with protein sequence MAMETAPNQRSFVRLCAVRALLLGQPRSMVCLLFNRTDRMMRLWIELFNRGGISALITRPKPGRPRKVKLERVKDLLLPVLENPAKAGEVHWTGVKVHGYLKEQLSIDLGYRTTIRWLHELNFHLRVPQSWPERQNQEQRELFRKELESWCEDPKIELWFSDESGVEGDPRPRRRWAQPGKPRKVPYLGDHIRQNVIGAVAPQTG